The DNA sequence AAACCTGTTATTCATGTGAGGAATACTGTCCCTACGACAATCACCCCTTCTACCGTATTGTGGAGCTGCAGGAGAACTATGGTATTAACCTTGCTCCAAAGCCTATTGCGAAGCAACTCGTCAGAATGTATGGTGCGAAAAAGAAGGACCTTGCTAATATATCGGATGTTGGAGAGAAGGCGCTCTCTCTCTGTCTTTTCCCGGATCTTGTGGATAATGTCAGAAGCAGGATTTTCGAGGGGCTCCCGATCATTTTGGGCAGACAGGTGTTCTGCAATCTGGTTTACCTGCATTTCGCCAACATGTCTGTGATAAAGGAAAGGGCAAAGCAGACAATAGAGAACGTGAAAAAGTACGGTATTGAAGAACTTGTTTGTTTCCATGACGAGTGTTATGGCTTTTTCAATTCATATGCGAGGGCTTACGGTATAGATGTACCGTTCAAAACCGTTCACCTTTATGAGTACCTCTATGACTGGCTTAAGAAGAATGAGGACAGAATACGGAAGCTGAACGTGAAAGTAGCATATCAGCGAAACTGCTCGAACAGACTCAGCCCCGAGACTGACAAGATGCTCGACAGAGTGTTCGAGTTGATCGGGGTGGAAAGGGTTGAAAGGGAGTACGATAGGGAGAACGGAATCTGCTGTGGAGCTGTGTTTGAAATGTGGGGAGAGTACGAACTGGCTGAGAAACTGCAGAAAAATAACATTGAGGACATGGCCAGATCGGGAGCAAGATTTGCAGTGTTCAACTGTCCGATGTGCTATGTGGCACTTGCGGAGAGAGCAGCCAAGGCGGGCTTAATGCCCGTTCTTGTGAGCGATCTGTGCAGGCTGGCAATCGGCGAGATGCCGAAGATCCCGGGGCGTGGTTGAAGTGACTGACGTTTACAGCGAGCTGAAAGGTATTGTTGGTGAAAATTACGTTTCGAAGGAGCCCGAAGAACTCTACATATATTCCTCCGATCCCGGAACGATGCCACCCGTCATGCCGGACTATGTAGTAATGCCGGGCACTACCGAGGAAGTTCAGAAGATCGTAATTCTCGCAAACAGGTACAGAATCCCAGTTGTCCCCATGGGTGGTGCTCTGTCTCTGAGCGGTTTGGTCAGACCGCTTAAGGGAGGGATTGTTGTTGACATGAAGAGGATGGACAGGATAGTGGAGGTCAACGAGAGGGCAAGGTACGCTGTGATCGAGGCGGGAGTTAGCGAGGGGAAGCTCAAGGCGTATCTGAAAAAGAACCATCCCGGTCTACGCCTCTCCACACCGGACGCTCCACCGATTGCAACGGTTACAGCAAATGCGCTCATACATGGCTCGGGGAGGTTATCGCAGATCTATGGTTTTCATTCCGAGATGGTTAACGGTATGGAGGTTGTTCTGCCCACAGGTGATATTTGCAGGGTTGGGTCATGCAGCATCTCGCCCTACTGGTTCTCCCGATCACCACTGCCCGATCTTGCCGGTTTGTTCCTCGGATGGTTTGGCAGAACTGGAATCGTGACAAAGCTGGGAATAAAGCTGTTTCCGAAGCATCGCTACAGGGATGTGATGATCTTTGTCACCGAAAACCCATCTCATGTCAGCGATGTGATATGGAGGGTTACCCACACCGAGATGGCCGAGGACATTACAGTATGGGCTCAGCCGAAACCGGACTGGGCAGAGGGGTTTCAGCACACAACTATTTACATTACAGCAGACAGTGAGGAAGAGCTGGAGTTCAAGAGGAAAATAATCCGCAATGCCCTGAAGGATTACATAAAGCAGAAGGACGGGGGATTTCTGTATCTGACTCCGGGGATGAAGTCAGCATTCCTTGAGGAACCAATGTCACAGCTTGTTAGATTTGCAGACGTCAGAAAGGGTGGAGGATTCGAGTATGTTGGGGCAATTCTGCCGGTTTACCTGTTTGATGAGGCCTACAGGAGAGGACTTGAGATCGTAAAAAGGCTGGGCGTTGACTGGGCGTTCAGCATACGCATTATCGGCCGATCCCACTGCATGATGTTTGCCTATGCATATCCCTTCAACAGGGCCGATGAGGAAGATGTTGAGAGAGCGAAAAAAGCTCTCCACGAAACGAATAAGGCCGTGCTTGAAATGGGGGGAATTCCGTGGAAGGCTGAAGAGCCGGCACAGCAGATGATTCTGGAGAGGATGGATGAAGGGACAAAAATGCTGATGAAAAGGGTGATCGATTTGCTGGATCCGAACGGCATAATGAACCCTGGAAACTGGGAGGTGGAATGATGGAGAAAATAAACTACGCCGAAATCGTTCACCGCTGCTTCAGATGCGGGTACTGCAAGTTCTCATCGGACTACTCGGAGATAAACTGTCCGAGTTACGCAAAGTACAGGTTCGAGACGTACTTTTCCGGTGGAAGGATGTGGCTTATCAGGGCGTGGATGAACGGAAATGTGAAATGGAGCGAACATCTTGGAGAGATAATTTACTCCTGTTCAGCATGCAGAAACTGCGTGGAGCACTGCGTTTTCAAGTTCAGCGAACAGCTTGTTGATGTGTTCATCGCAGCGAGAAGTGACATGGTGGAGAAAGGGCAGGCACCAAAGAAGGTCGTAGAATTCTTCAGAAACCTCGCCAAGTTCGGAAATCCGTGGGGTTATGCGGCGAAGGTGGAGGTTGCGAGAGAATACGTCGGAAATGAGTTCCTGCTGCATGCAGGATGCGTAGCTGCTTATGACGAAAGGGCAAAGATG is a window from the Archaeoglobus neptunius genome containing:
- a CDS encoding heterodisulfide reductase-related iron-sulfur binding cluster, with the protein product MELKFDPELCFNCDSIACLMKCQYLNYDLESAREERVKIAKGDYSRVLEECKTCYSCEEYCPYDNHPFYRIVELQENYGINLAPKPIAKQLVRMYGAKKKDLANISDVGEKALSLCLFPDLVDNVRSRIFEGLPIILGRQVFCNLVYLHFANMSVIKERAKQTIENVKKYGIEELVCFHDECYGFFNSYARAYGIDVPFKTVHLYEYLYDWLKKNEDRIRKLNVKVAYQRNCSNRLSPETDKMLDRVFELIGVERVEREYDRENGICCGAVFEMWGEYELAEKLQKNNIEDMARSGARFAVFNCPMCYVALAERAAKAGLMPVLVSDLCRLAIGEMPKIPGRG
- a CDS encoding FAD-binding oxidoreductase, translated to MTDVYSELKGIVGENYVSKEPEELYIYSSDPGTMPPVMPDYVVMPGTTEEVQKIVILANRYRIPVVPMGGALSLSGLVRPLKGGIVVDMKRMDRIVEVNERARYAVIEAGVSEGKLKAYLKKNHPGLRLSTPDAPPIATVTANALIHGSGRLSQIYGFHSEMVNGMEVVLPTGDICRVGSCSISPYWFSRSPLPDLAGLFLGWFGRTGIVTKLGIKLFPKHRYRDVMIFVTENPSHVSDVIWRVTHTEMAEDITVWAQPKPDWAEGFQHTTIYITADSEEELEFKRKIIRNALKDYIKQKDGGFLYLTPGMKSAFLEEPMSQLVRFADVRKGGGFEYVGAILPVYLFDEAYRRGLEIVKRLGVDWAFSIRIIGRSHCMMFAYAYPFNRADEEDVERAKKALHETNKAVLEMGGIPWKAEEPAQQMILERMDEGTKMLMKRVIDLLDPNGIMNPGNWEVE